The nucleotide sequence CGGGTGATGGACCCGTTCTTCACCACGAAGGAGGAGGGCAAGGGCACCGGGCTCGGCCTGTCGATGGTCTACGGCTTCGCCAAGCAGTCGGGCGGCTTCGCGCAGATCGAGTCGGTGATGGGGGAAGGGACGACCGTGCGCCTGTCCTTCCCGGCCACCGAGGAGGAGGGCGAACCGAACGAGCCGCCTCCCTCGATCGATGAGCGGCCGGGGACGGAGACGATTCTGATCGTCGACGACCGCGCCGACGTCGCCGAACTCGCCCGGGCGATCCTGCGCGACTACGGATACGGCACCCTGATGGCCCGCCACGGCCGCGAGGCCCTAGAGATCCTTGGCGACCATCCGGAGATCGACCTGCTGTTCTCCGACCTGATCATGCCCGGCGGCATGGACGGTCTGTCGCTTGCCCGCGAGGCGCGTCGCCGCCACCCCGCCCTCAAGATCTTGCTCACCACCGGCTACGCCGAGGCCAGCCTTGAGCGAACCGGCATCGAGCGTCCGGAGTTCGATATCCTGAACAAGCCGTACCGCCGCGCCGAGCTGATCCGGCGGGTGCGTGCGGCCCTCGACGCGCCGGTCCAAACCTGACCGCCGCGGCCAATCGGGAGAGCATCATGGCTCAGGGCGACAAGTCGAAATACACGGACAAGCAGATCCGCAAGGCGGAGCACATCGCCGAATCCTACGAATCCCGCGGCGTGCCCGAGAAGGAAGCGGAATCCCGCGCCTGGGCGACCGTCAACAAGGATGACGGCGGCGGCAAGAAGCCCGGTGGCTCGGGCCGCGGGCGCTCCACCGGCCATCCCGCCGCGCATAAGGGCGGTCGCAGCGGCGGTACGGCCTCGGCCTCGCGCACCAAGGAAGAGCGCTCGGCCTCGGCCAAGAAAGCGGCCGAGACGCGCAAGCGGAACGCGGCGAAGAAGGCTGGGTGAACGCCGAAACATAACCTCCCCCGCTGCGGGGGGAGGGTGCGTCGCGGATGCGAGGCGGGAAAGTGGCCGGCCCCGAACTCTCCGGAAACGGCGCGCCCCTCACCCGGCCCGCTTCGCGAGCCACCCTCTCCCGCAGAAGGGAAAGGGAAGCGGGCGGCCTCTACCTCACCCCGCCATCGCCGCCTTCAGGTTCTCATCGACCTTGTCGAGGAAGCCGTTGGTGGTGAGCCACTTCTGGTCCGGGCCGACGAGGAGGGCGAGATCCTTCGTCATGTGGCCGGCCTCGACGGTGTCGACGCAGACCTTCTCCAAGGTCGCGGCGAACTTGGCGAGGTCGGCGTTACCGTCGAGCTTTGCCCGGTGGGCGAGGCCGCGAGTCCAGGCGAAGATGGAGGCGATCGAATTGGTCGAGGTCGCCTTGCCCTTCTGGTGCTCACGGTAGTGGCGCGTCACCGTGCCGTGGGCGGCCTCGGCTTCGACCGTCTGGCCGTCCGGCGTCATCAGCACCGAGGTCATCAGCCCGAGCGAGCCGAAGCCCTGCGCCGCCGTGTCCGACTGCACGTCGCCGTCGTAGTTCTTGCAGGCCCAGACATAGCCGCCCGACCACTTGAGGCAGGAGGCGACCATGTCGTCGATCAGGCGGTGCTCGTAGGTCAGGCCGAGCGACTGGAACTTCGACTTGAACTCCTCGTCGAACACCTTCTGGAACAGATCTTTGAAGCGCCCATCATAGGTCTTCAGGATGGTGTTCTTGGTCGACAGATAGACCGGGTACTTGCGGGCGAGGCCGTAGTTGAACGAGGCGCGAGCGAAATCGATGATCGACTGGTCGAGGTTGTACATCGACATCGCGACGCCGGCATCGGGGAACTTGAAGACTTCCTTTTCAATGACAGTGCCGTCGTCACCTTCGAACTTGATAGTGAGGCGGCCCTTGCCCGGCACCTTGAAGTCGGTGGCGCGATACTGGTCGCCGTAGGCGTGGCGGCCGATCACGAAGGGCTGGGTCCAGCCCGGCACGAGACGCGGCACGTTCGAGCAGATGATCGGCTCGCGGAAGATGACGCCGCCGAGGATGTTGCGGATCGTTCCGTTGGGCGAGCGCCACATCTCCTTGAGCTTGAACTCCTCGACGCGCGCCTCGTCCGGCGTGATCGTGGCGCACTTCACGCCGACGCCGTGGCGCTTGATCGCTTCGGCCGCATCGATCGTGACCTGATCGTTGGTCGCGTCGCGGTGCTCGACGCCGAGGTCGTAATAGTCGAGGTCGAGATCGAGGTAGGGATGGATGAGCTTGTTCTTGATCTCAGCCCAGATGATCCGGGTCATCTCGTCGCCGTCGAGTTCGACGACCGGATTGGCCACCTTGATCTTCGCCATGTCGGTCCCTCGATTACCCGGTGCCGCGCATTCGGCCGATTGCCCTTTGCGCGTCCTCCCGGAACCCCGTTGCCGCCCCTATAACGCAGCGCAGCAAGCCGACAAAGCCGGGCTCCGGGCACCGGTTTCGGATATGCGGATCTGTTACCGGCGCAAGAGCAACCGGCCGCCGCCGTCCTCTGCGGCATCCGTCATGGGTCGAGGCATGCCCCGCGTCATTCGCTTCCGATAGAGACGAGCCGGCTCGGGCATCCCGCATCCCGCTCCCCGGCCAAAGCAAGTGTCGCTCCGGCACAAGAGCGCACGCCACGGCCGCGCTAAGCGGCCTGGACAAACCCGGCTGCCGCTGCGACGACCCCGGCCGTCCATCGCATGGCCGATCACGAGGAAGGACACATCATGAGCGACCGCATCATCCTGCGCGCCGGCGAGGCGCTCGTCGCGGGCGGCCCGCCCAACACCGCGTCCGAGCCCGAAGTCATCATCGGCGAGCTCGACGGCCCGGTTGGCACCGCACTCGCCACGCTGACCGGCGATCAGGTCGTCGGCCACAGTCGCGTCTTCGCGCTCCTGAACACCGACATCATGGTCCGGCCCGTGACGCTGTGCGTCTCCAAGGTGAGCGTGACCGAGAACAAGTACACCTCGATCCTGATGGGCACGGTGCAGTACGCCATCGCCAACGGCGTGCTCGACGCCGTGCGGGCCGGCTACATCCCCAAGGAGAAGGCCAACGATCTCGGCATCATCTGCTCGGTCTGGCTCAGCCCCGGCGTGATCCAGGACGAGAACATCGACCACAAGGCGCTGTTCGAGATCCAGCGCAAGGGCATGACCGAGGCGATCCGCAAGGCCATGACCAACGAGCCGTCGATCGACTGGCTGCTCGAGAACCAGGATAAGATCGTCCACAAGTACTACCAGATGGGTCTCGACGGTAAGATCTGAGTCGTCTCGCATTTGGCGCCGCCGGCTTCGCTGGCGGCGCCGGACCGTTCGCGCATCGTCCGCGATTTGCAGATTGAGGCCGTGCCCGCGGCATGCGAGAGGGCGGCTATGAACGCCCCCGTCGTCATCCTGGTCGAGCCGCAATTGGCCGAGAATATCGGCATGGCAGCCCGCGCCATGGCGAATTTCGGGCTGTCGGAGTTGCGCCTCGTGGCGCCGAAGAACGGCTGGCCGAAGAAGGGCGTGCGGGAGGCGGCCTCCGGTGCGACGCACGTGCTCGACGGCGCGAAGATCTACGCCACCCTGGCCGAGGCCATCGCCGACCTGCACCACGTTCTCGCCACCACCGCCCGCGAGCGCGGGCAGATGAAGCGGGTCTTCGCGCCCGACGAGGCGATGACGGTGGTCGCCGAGCGGGTCGGGCGCGGCGAGCGGATCGGGCTGATGTTCGGGCGCGAGCGTGTGGGCCTCAGCAACGACGAGGTGTCGCTAGCCGACGCCATCGTCACCTTCCCGGTGACGGAGGAATTCCCCTCGCTCAACCTCGCCCAGGCCGTGCT is from Methylorubrum sp. B1-46 and encodes:
- a CDS encoding formaldehyde-activating enzyme; translation: MSDRIILRAGEALVAGGPPNTASEPEVIIGELDGPVGTALATLTGDQVVGHSRVFALLNTDIMVRPVTLCVSKVSVTENKYTSILMGTVQYAIANGVLDAVRAGYIPKEKANDLGIICSVWLSPGVIQDENIDHKALFEIQRKGMTEAIRKAMTNEPSIDWLLENQDKIVHKYYQMGLDGKI
- a CDS encoding NADP-dependent isocitrate dehydrogenase gives rise to the protein MAKIKVANPVVELDGDEMTRIIWAEIKNKLIHPYLDLDLDYYDLGVEHRDATNDQVTIDAAEAIKRHGVGVKCATITPDEARVEEFKLKEMWRSPNGTIRNILGGVIFREPIICSNVPRLVPGWTQPFVIGRHAYGDQYRATDFKVPGKGRLTIKFEGDDGTVIEKEVFKFPDAGVAMSMYNLDQSIIDFARASFNYGLARKYPVYLSTKNTILKTYDGRFKDLFQKVFDEEFKSKFQSLGLTYEHRLIDDMVASCLKWSGGYVWACKNYDGDVQSDTAAQGFGSLGLMTSVLMTPDGQTVEAEAAHGTVTRHYREHQKGKATSTNSIASIFAWTRGLAHRAKLDGNADLAKFAATLEKVCVDTVEAGHMTKDLALLVGPDQKWLTTNGFLDKVDENLKAAMAG
- a CDS encoding RNA methyltransferase encodes the protein MNAPVVILVEPQLAENIGMAARAMANFGLSELRLVAPKNGWPKKGVREAASGATHVLDGAKIYATLAEAIADLHHVLATTARERGQMKRVFAPDEAMTVVAERVGRGERIGLMFGRERVGLSNDEVSLADAIVTFPVTEEFPSLNLAQAVLLMGYEWRRAAGLATLRFSGELLSPPATREALLSLFASLEETLAGAGFYPPEKREIIARNMRDMLHRMAMTEQDVRTFRGALRALSRRGAKGDEA
- a CDS encoding plasmid stabilization protein gives rise to the protein MAQGDKSKYTDKQIRKAEHIAESYESRGVPEKEAESRAWATVNKDDGGGKKPGGSGRGRSTGHPAAHKGGRSGGTASASRTKEERSASAKKAAETRKRNAAKKAG